A genome region from endosymbiont of Acanthamoeba sp. UWC8 includes the following:
- the lpdA gene encoding dihydrolipoyl dehydrogenase gives MKEFDVVVIGGGPGGYVAAIKAAQLGKSVACIEKRGSLGGTCLNVGCIPSKALLHSSHKYHEFKHGAEEHGINVKDVSLSLDKMMERKRNVVSGLTKGIEGLFAKNKITYLKGYGKLLSQNEIEVALNDGGVEKIKATNIILATGSDVVQLPGIEIDEKKIVSSTGVLELTEVPKKLVVIGAGYIGLEMGSVWSRLGAEVTVVEFAPRVLPGMDGDVSKEFQKILDKQGIKFKLSTKVLSAKNDGNSVKLELESVTDGKKETLEADIVLVSVGRKPFTANLGLENIGIKLDERGRIPINDHFETSVKNIYAIGDAVRGAMLAHKAEEEGVAVAEIIAGQHGHVNYDAIPGVVYTYPEVASVGKTEEQVKAEGVEYKVGKFPFLANSRARANGETDGFVKLIADKKTDRILGAHIIGVSAGELIQELVVGMEYKAASEDIARTSHGHPGLSEAVKEAALATYFKPIHM, from the coding sequence ATGAAAGAATTTGATGTTGTTGTTATCGGCGGCGGCCCGGGCGGGTATGTTGCTGCGATTAAAGCTGCGCAACTCGGGAAATCTGTTGCATGCATTGAAAAGAGAGGTTCTTTAGGCGGCACTTGTTTAAATGTCGGGTGTATACCTTCTAAAGCGTTACTGCATTCATCACATAAATATCATGAATTTAAACATGGAGCTGAGGAGCACGGCATTAACGTCAAAGATGTTAGCCTTTCATTAGATAAAATGATGGAAAGAAAACGTAATGTAGTTTCCGGCCTAACTAAAGGTATTGAGGGATTATTTGCAAAAAATAAAATAACCTATTTAAAGGGTTATGGTAAACTACTTAGCCAAAATGAAATCGAAGTAGCTTTAAATGACGGCGGAGTTGAAAAAATTAAAGCAACTAATATTATTTTAGCGACCGGCTCAGATGTTGTGCAACTCCCGGGAATAGAAATAGATGAGAAGAAAATAGTATCTTCAACCGGTGTTCTTGAGCTTACTGAAGTTCCTAAGAAACTGGTTGTAATCGGAGCAGGCTATATCGGTCTTGAAATGGGCTCGGTTTGGTCAAGACTCGGTGCTGAAGTAACTGTAGTTGAATTTGCTCCCAGAGTCTTACCGGGAATGGATGGCGATGTTTCTAAGGAATTCCAAAAGATTCTTGATAAACAAGGTATCAAATTTAAACTCTCCACCAAAGTTCTTTCAGCTAAGAATGATGGCAACTCCGTTAAATTAGAGCTTGAATCGGTTACTGATGGAAAGAAAGAAACCCTTGAAGCTGATATAGTGTTAGTATCAGTCGGGCGCAAGCCTTTCACTGCTAATTTAGGCTTAGAGAATATCGGCATTAAACTTGATGAGAGAGGAAGAATTCCTATTAACGATCATTTTGAAACAAGTGTAAAAAATATTTATGCAATCGGGGATGCAGTAAGAGGAGCAATGCTCGCTCACAAAGCTGAGGAAGAAGGTGTCGCAGTTGCTGAAATTATTGCCGGACAACACGGGCATGTAAATTATGATGCAATTCCCGGTGTAGTATACACTTATCCTGAAGTTGCCTCCGTAGGTAAAACCGAAGAACAAGTTAAAGCTGAAGGAGTTGAATACAAAGTCGGCAAATTCCCATTCCTTGCTAATAGTCGCGCAAGAGCTAACGGTGAGACCGACGGTTTTGTAAAACTGATTGCTGATAAAAAAACCGATAGGATTTTGGGTGCTCATATTATAGGAGTCAGTGCCGGGGAACTAATTCAGGAATTGGTAGTCGGGATGGAGTATAAAGCTGCTTCCGAAGATATAGCAAGAACCAGCCATGGCCACCCGGGATTAAGTGAAGCGGTTAAAGAAGCTGCACTCGCTACCTACTTTAAACCCATACATATGTAA
- the odhB gene encoding 2-oxoglutarate dehydrogenase complex dihydrolipoyllysine-residue succinyltransferase: MSVNIVVPPLGESVTEATIAKWHKKEGEFINVDELLVEIETDKVTLEVNAPASGTIGEIKSKEGDLVKVGQLLGTMSEGNSKAATQPTQAEAPKSAPQPISLSPASSSDKILSPAASKLAAEKGVDVNQITGSGKDGRITKEDVLFPQQAETITSGSGDNSNREVRVKMTRLRKTIAQRLKESQNTAAILTTFNEVDMSEAFRIRKLYQEKFQEKHAIKLGFMSFFVKACVAALKEIPAVNGSIEGDDIIYKNYYDIGVAVGTEQGLVVPVLRDADKLSFAGVEKGIASLGKKARDGKLSMQDMMGGTFSITNGGTYGSLLSTPIINPPQSGILGMHNIIQRPVAVNGNVEIRPMMYVALSYDHRIIDGKEAVTFLVKIKELVENPEKLLFDI; the protein is encoded by the coding sequence ATGTCTGTAAATATTGTAGTCCCGCCGCTTGGTGAATCAGTGACTGAAGCAACCATTGCTAAATGGCATAAAAAAGAAGGTGAATTCATCAATGTTGATGAGTTACTGGTTGAGATTGAAACCGATAAGGTTACTCTTGAAGTTAATGCCCCTGCTTCCGGCACAATCGGAGAAATAAAAAGTAAAGAAGGTGACTTGGTTAAGGTAGGTCAATTACTCGGCACCATGTCCGAAGGTAATAGCAAGGCAGCTACTCAACCTACTCAAGCTGAAGCGCCGAAAAGTGCTCCTCAACCTATTTCTCTAAGCCCTGCTTCTTCTAGTGATAAAATCTTATCTCCTGCGGCAAGCAAACTTGCAGCAGAAAAAGGAGTTGACGTAAATCAGATCACAGGTAGCGGCAAAGACGGCAGAATAACTAAAGAAGATGTGTTATTCCCTCAACAAGCTGAGACAATAACTTCAGGAAGCGGAGATAACTCGAACAGAGAAGTTAGAGTTAAAATGACCAGACTTCGTAAAACCATTGCCCAAAGGTTAAAAGAATCACAAAACACTGCTGCTATTCTCACAACTTTTAATGAAGTTGATATGAGCGAAGCATTTAGAATTCGTAAACTTTACCAGGAAAAATTCCAGGAAAAACATGCTATTAAACTTGGGTTTATGTCTTTCTTCGTTAAAGCTTGTGTTGCTGCGTTAAAAGAAATACCCGCAGTAAATGGGTCAATTGAAGGTGATGATATTATATATAAAAACTATTATGATATCGGTGTAGCAGTTGGAACTGAGCAAGGGCTGGTTGTCCCGGTGTTAAGGGATGCTGATAAGCTATCATTCGCAGGCGTTGAAAAAGGAATTGCATCTTTAGGCAAAAAAGCAAGAGACGGTAAACTTTCCATGCAGGATATGATGGGTGGAACTTTCAGTATTACCAACGGCGGAACTTATGGCTCACTCCTCTCTACCCCGATCATTAATCCTCCTCAATCTGGTATTTTAGGTATGCATAATATTATACAAAGACCAGTTGCAGTGAACGGTAACGTGGAAATAAGACCGATGATGTATGTTGCTCTTTCTTATGATCATAGGATTATTGATGGTAAAGAAGCAGTAACATTTTTAGTTAAAATTAAAGAACTGGTTGAAAACCCTGAGAAGTTGCTATTTGATATATAA
- a CDS encoding 2-oxoglutarate dehydrogenase E1 component codes for MSELKLTTPLYGANAPFIEELYNQYIEDPLSVDASWQEYFKNLSDSPELIKKAFAAAPWQPRKNTIIGYQDKKEQPAKKETATSSIQDIQKSIAAVKLVEAYRTLGHLYVNYDPLSIKKPEYNAELDYKTYGLTEDDLDKEIYIGNILGAEKATLRDILSFLSSKYCSRLGIEYMYIENLEEKNWIQNKIESAGNDYSLSNEEKKKALFDLTEAEVFENYLHTKFPGAKRFSIEGGEGAIASMEFAIKYSVNFGVREVIIGMAHRGRLNTLTKVMGKPYHAMLSEFKGELAFPADMDIPGDVKYHLGTSSDVEIDGQKVHLSLTPNPSHLEVVNSIVLGKVRAKQDRRNDIERKEVLGLLIHGDAAFAGQGSVPETLYLSQLKGYHTGGTIHIIINNQIGFTTNPSDARSSRYCSDVAKSVACPIFHVNGDDAEGIIFATKIAAEYRAKFKKDIVVDIICYRKYGHNEGDEPFFTQPIMYKSIANHKTPDAIYAEKLGAQGLVSSEEYQTYKKNFKSFLDEEYEKSQNYHPTMADWLQGNWGGFKPADKNRVPEVTGVEISTLQKLGTALCSYPTNFNINPKIERQLQAKKQSVEAGKGLDWATAEALAFASLINDGYNVRMTGQDVKRGTFSHRHAVLFDQENESQYIPLNNLSSDQKTSFEIHNSNLSEFAVMGFEYGYSFTEPNTLTLWEGQFGDFANGAQVIIDQYISSGEAKWLRMNGLVLLLPHGYEGQGPEHSSARIERFLQLCAKDNMQVVNCSTPASYFHVLRRQLCRNFRKPLIVMSPKSLLRHKHAVSGLTEMDKETTFKPVIDEVNQIASPSDIRKVIICSGKVYYDLSEKREELAANDIAIIRLEQYYPFPSKELADVLKKYNNAQIFWCQEEHENMGAFYFVEPRIEQVLKDIGHSCKRAQYIGRARSASPAVGYLKLHLIELKKLLEEVFG; via the coding sequence ATGTCTGAGTTAAAATTAACCACCCCTCTTTACGGGGCAAATGCACCTTTTATTGAAGAACTTTATAACCAATATATAGAAGATCCCTTATCCGTTGATGCAAGTTGGCAGGAATATTTTAAAAATTTAAGCGATTCTCCCGAATTAATAAAAAAAGCCTTTGCAGCTGCTCCTTGGCAGCCGAGAAAAAATACTATAATCGGATATCAAGATAAAAAAGAACAACCTGCTAAAAAAGAAACAGCTACATCAAGCATTCAGGATATTCAAAAATCTATTGCTGCCGTAAAACTTGTTGAAGCTTACAGAACTTTAGGACATTTATATGTAAATTATGACCCGCTCTCGATTAAAAAGCCGGAATACAATGCCGAGCTTGACTATAAAACTTACGGATTGACTGAAGACGATTTAGATAAAGAAATTTATATTGGAAATATACTTGGAGCTGAAAAAGCCACCTTAAGGGATATTCTGTCATTCCTTTCCTCTAAATATTGCTCACGCCTCGGCATAGAATATATGTATATTGAGAACTTAGAAGAAAAAAATTGGATACAAAATAAAATTGAAAGCGCCGGGAATGATTATAGCCTTAGCAATGAAGAAAAAAAGAAGGCGTTATTTGATTTAACTGAAGCTGAAGTATTTGAAAATTATCTTCATACTAAGTTTCCCGGAGCAAAAAGATTTTCTATTGAAGGTGGTGAGGGAGCGATTGCTTCAATGGAATTTGCAATAAAATATTCCGTAAACTTCGGAGTTAGAGAAGTTATAATAGGAATGGCACACAGAGGAAGACTTAATACATTAACTAAGGTAATGGGCAAACCTTATCATGCTATGCTTTCAGAATTTAAAGGTGAGCTGGCTTTCCCGGCTGATATGGATATTCCGGGTGATGTGAAATATCACTTAGGAACTTCCAGTGACGTTGAAATCGACGGACAAAAAGTGCACTTATCTTTAACTCCGAATCCTTCGCACTTGGAAGTAGTAAATTCTATAGTGCTAGGAAAAGTAAGAGCTAAGCAAGATAGAAGAAACGATATTGAAAGAAAAGAGGTATTAGGGCTTTTAATTCACGGAGATGCAGCATTTGCAGGCCAAGGCTCGGTTCCTGAAACATTATACTTAAGCCAATTAAAAGGTTATCATACAGGCGGAACCATACATATTATTATCAACAACCAAATCGGATTTACTACAAACCCGAGTGATGCTAGATCTTCAAGATATTGCTCTGATGTAGCAAAAAGTGTAGCCTGCCCGATTTTCCACGTAAACGGAGATGACGCGGAAGGTATAATATTTGCAACAAAGATTGCGGCTGAATATAGAGCTAAGTTTAAAAAAGATATAGTTGTTGATATTATTTGCTATAGAAAATACGGTCATAATGAAGGTGATGAGCCTTTCTTTACACAACCTATTATGTATAAAAGCATAGCAAACCATAAAACTCCGGATGCAATTTATGCTGAAAAATTAGGCGCTCAAGGCTTAGTTAGCAGTGAAGAATATCAAACTTATAAAAAGAACTTTAAGTCTTTCCTTGATGAAGAATATGAAAAATCACAAAATTATCATCCGACTATGGCGGATTGGTTGCAGGGTAACTGGGGAGGCTTTAAGCCGGCTGATAAAAACCGAGTACCAGAAGTTACAGGAGTAGAAATTTCTACACTGCAAAAATTAGGAACAGCACTATGTAGCTATCCGACTAACTTTAATATCAACCCTAAAATTGAGCGACAGTTACAAGCCAAAAAACAAAGTGTGGAAGCCGGTAAAGGTTTAGATTGGGCAACCGCTGAAGCCTTAGCTTTTGCAAGCTTAATTAATGACGGATACAATGTAAGAATGACCGGACAGGATGTTAAGCGTGGAACATTCTCACACAGGCATGCTGTTTTATTTGATCAAGAGAATGAGTCACAATATATACCATTAAATAACTTAAGCTCAGATCAAAAAACTTCTTTTGAAATTCATAACAGTAATTTATCAGAATTTGCTGTTATGGGTTTTGAGTACGGCTATAGCTTTACAGAACCTAATACCTTGACCCTTTGGGAAGGACAATTCGGTGACTTTGCAAACGGCGCGCAAGTTATCATTGATCAATATATTTCTTCAGGTGAAGCTAAATGGCTTAGGATGAACGGTTTAGTACTGTTATTACCGCACGGATACGAGGGGCAAGGTCCTGAGCATAGCTCAGCAAGGATAGAAAGATTCCTGCAACTTTGTGCTAAAGATAATATGCAGGTTGTTAATTGCTCAACCCCGGCTTCATACTTCCATGTTCTAAGAAGACAGCTATGTAGAAACTTTAGAAAGCCGCTGATTGTTATGTCACCGAAATCATTACTTAGACATAAACATGCGGTTTCCGGCCTCACGGAAATGGATAAGGAAACCACATTCAAACCTGTGATTGATGAAGTAAATCAAATTGCTTCTCCAAGCGATATTAGAAAAGTAATTATCTGTAGCGGAAAAGTTTATTATGACTTATCCGAGAAAAGAGAAGAGCTGGCGGCGAATGATATTGCAATTATTAGGCTTGAGCAATACTATCCTTTCCCAAGTAAAGAGCTTGCGGATGTGCTTAAAAAGTACAATAATGCTCAGATTTTCTGGTGCCAGGAAGAACATGAAAACATGGGAGCTTTTTACTTTGTTGAGCCTAGAATTGAGCAGGTGTTGAAAGATATCGGCCATTCATGTAAACGTGCACAATATATAGGTAGAGCCCGTTCAGCTTCACCGGCGGTCGGGTACTTGAAATTGCACTTAATTGAGCTAAAAAAACTTTTAGAAGAAGTGTTCGGTTAA
- a CDS encoding APC family permease, protein MSSSVARKIGFWSLVSIVISSQVGSGIFMLPASLAHFGGIAAFSWVFTGCGAILLALAFAELSKRFPKNGGPHVFVQEAFGKNVAFFVAWGYWVISWSSTTAVIIASIGYFGSLFGGFDIKTGLILELLLLWFFTWINLKGVKASGYIEIVFTVLKVVPLIVLPIACIPHFQIENFIPLNTSGTSNLSALNAAALITFWGFIGVECATTPADSVDNPKRTIPRAIIFGTITVAIINLLCSLAIMGVVPMEQLKISKAPFADAAKFAFGGNLHYFISLAAAIVCFGTLNAWILVSGQIALGAAQDGLFPKVFAKQNSNESPYFSILAASLGMVPLILFTLNDNLVDQFTKIIDNSVTVFLIIYAICILSLLKILARDKASLISYIIAIAALLFCGWALFACSVEMIIISISVFLSGLPIYLLKK, encoded by the coding sequence ATGTCTAGTTCTGTCGCCCGTAAAATCGGGTTCTGGTCACTTGTTTCAATTGTAATTAGCAGCCAAGTCGGCTCAGGTATTTTTATGCTACCTGCAAGCCTAGCGCATTTCGGTGGTATTGCTGCCTTTAGTTGGGTTTTTACCGGTTGTGGTGCTATTTTACTCGCTCTTGCATTTGCAGAGCTTTCCAAACGATTTCCAAAAAATGGTGGACCTCATGTTTTTGTTCAAGAAGCATTCGGTAAAAATGTAGCTTTCTTTGTTGCTTGGGGATATTGGGTTATTTCATGGTCTAGTACTACTGCAGTGATTATTGCATCAATCGGGTATTTTGGCTCATTGTTCGGAGGGTTTGATATTAAAACCGGCCTTATTTTAGAGTTACTGCTACTTTGGTTTTTCACTTGGATTAATTTAAAAGGCGTAAAGGCTTCCGGGTATATAGAAATAGTATTTACAGTATTAAAAGTGGTGCCTTTAATAGTACTGCCCATTGCTTGTATCCCACACTTTCAAATTGAGAATTTCATACCTCTTAATACATCCGGTACATCAAATTTAAGCGCATTAAATGCCGCCGCCCTTATAACTTTCTGGGGGTTCATCGGAGTTGAGTGCGCAACCACCCCGGCTGACTCTGTAGATAACCCGAAAAGAACTATCCCTCGCGCTATTATTTTTGGAACTATTACTGTCGCTATAATCAATCTACTATGCAGTTTGGCTATAATGGGTGTAGTTCCGATGGAGCAATTGAAAATCTCTAAAGCTCCTTTTGCTGATGCTGCTAAGTTTGCATTTGGAGGTAATCTGCACTATTTTATTTCTCTAGCTGCTGCAATTGTTTGCTTTGGTACGCTTAATGCATGGATTCTAGTCAGTGGTCAGATAGCCTTAGGAGCAGCACAAGATGGCCTCTTCCCGAAAGTTTTTGCTAAGCAAAATAGTAATGAATCTCCATATTTTAGTATTTTAGCTGCTTCGCTTGGTATGGTGCCATTAATACTATTTACCTTAAATGATAATTTAGTTGATCAGTTTACTAAGATAATTGATAACTCAGTCACTGTGTTTTTAATTATCTATGCAATATGCATTTTAAGTTTACTTAAAATATTAGCTAGAGATAAGGCTAGCTTAATATCATATATAATAGCTATTGCTGCTTTATTGTTCTGTGGTTGGGCTTTATTTGCCTGTAGCGTTGAAATGATAATCATATCAATTTCAGTCTTTTTAAGCGGGCTTCCTATATATCTTTTAAAGAAATAA
- a CDS encoding Hsp20/alpha crystallin family protein, with translation MAKSLIPWDWLKDNGKRSQVSIRREEPSFSKLYSDMERMMNDMLNDYLPTFPGGRGKIADIDFLTPKINISETENEYKISAEIPGVEEKDIDLSINKGMLLIKAEKKEEKEEKDEQYHRYERYYGTFQRTISLPEDIDENSIKAKFKGGVLNITIKKNKEAQPATKKIEIKGE, from the coding sequence ATGGCTAAAAGCTTAATACCTTGGGATTGGCTTAAAGATAACGGCAAAAGAAGTCAAGTGAGCATAAGGAGAGAAGAACCTTCTTTTTCTAAACTTTACTCGGATATGGAAAGAATGATGAATGATATGTTGAATGATTATTTGCCTACTTTTCCCGGAGGAAGGGGAAAAATAGCGGATATTGATTTTCTAACTCCGAAAATAAATATTTCAGAAACTGAAAATGAATATAAAATATCGGCTGAAATACCGGGAGTTGAGGAAAAAGATATAGACTTAAGCATAAATAAAGGAATGCTACTGATTAAAGCTGAGAAAAAAGAAGAAAAAGAAGAGAAGGATGAGCAGTATCACCGCTATGAAAGATATTACGGCACCTTCCAAAGAACCATATCTTTGCCCGAAGATATAGATGAAAACAGCATAAAGGCAAAATTTAAGGGAGGTGTATTAAACATAACTATTAAGAAAAATAAAGAAGCTCAACCTGCTACTAAAAAAATAGAAATTAAAGGTGAGTAA
- a CDS encoding cation:dicarboxylate symporter family transporter: MLRKASSIKTIKLPLILLFVLLIPLFFGGIVPLEIKSFFYAISLTMKCILILITPLIIFSFLFSSLLSLKTNIIKFVIILISAVFISNFIAICTGFAISFTALPKLQLPIQNSFNDPTQLKPLWEFCIPKLIPTEFALIGGFLFGIFFSLKKSSMAEKIAEKLNEISTGFLKRIFVPLLPLFILGFVFKLEADQVLLKSLKVYSPVFFVIVGTQICYIILLYMIASNFSLKRFFTYIRNVFPATITGFSTISSMATMPMLIIATEKNLNNSTIAKTIIPATINIHTIGSALGLIILSYATLLTFDYQPPTSSALLKFAFYYALAKFAVVAVPGGVLIIMCPLLEKYLGFTGEMTGLITAVYMLLDPFGTAVNVTGNGAFSIIFSKIYKPASKKKHFTLFESQ; encoded by the coding sequence ATGTTAAGAAAAGCAAGCAGTATTAAAACTATAAAGCTGCCTTTAATATTATTATTTGTTTTATTAATACCTTTATTTTTCGGCGGTATTGTTCCGCTTGAAATTAAAAGTTTTTTTTATGCAATCAGCTTAACTATGAAATGTATTTTAATATTAATCACTCCTTTAATTATTTTCAGTTTTCTATTTTCTTCACTGCTCTCTTTAAAAACAAATATTATAAAATTTGTTATAATACTAATCTCAGCTGTATTTATCTCCAATTTTATAGCTATTTGTACCGGGTTCGCTATCAGCTTCACTGCCTTACCAAAATTACAGCTGCCGATACAAAACTCATTTAATGATCCGACTCAACTTAAGCCTTTATGGGAGTTTTGCATACCGAAATTGATTCCCACCGAATTTGCTTTAATAGGCGGCTTTTTATTCGGTATCTTCTTCTCATTGAAAAAAAGTTCTATGGCAGAAAAAATAGCTGAAAAGCTTAATGAAATCTCTACGGGGTTTTTAAAACGGATTTTTGTTCCTCTACTTCCGCTTTTCATTTTAGGCTTTGTATTCAAGCTTGAAGCAGACCAGGTTTTATTAAAATCTTTAAAAGTATATAGTCCCGTATTCTTTGTAATAGTAGGGACACAAATTTGTTATATAATTTTATTATATATGATAGCTTCAAATTTTTCCCTAAAGCGCTTTTTCACCTATATAAGAAATGTTTTTCCTGCAACAATTACTGGCTTTAGTACTATTTCCAGTATGGCCACAATGCCTATGCTTATTATTGCAACTGAAAAGAATTTAAATAATTCTACAATTGCTAAAACCATAATTCCTGCAACAATTAATATTCATACTATCGGAAGTGCCTTAGGACTAATTATTCTTTCTTACGCAACTCTTTTAACTTTTGACTATCAACCCCCTACTTCTTCAGCATTGTTGAAGTTCGCCTTTTATTATGCGCTTGCAAAATTTGCCGTGGTTGCAGTTCCTGGCGGGGTACTGATCATCATGTGTCCACTGCTTGAAAAATATTTAGGTTTTACGGGAGAGATGACCGGGTTGATTACAGCCGTGTATATGCTTCTTGACCCGTTCGGCACTGCCGTAAATGTAACAGGTAACGGTGCTTTTTCTATAATTTTCTCCAAAATATATAAGCCCGCCTCTAAGAAAAAACATTTTACACTGTTTGAATCTCAGTAA
- the tkt gene encoding transketolase, whose product MGSSLGDFNLSLAIRFLSMDMVEQAKSGHPGMPMGMADVATVLYKYFLKFNPKDPAWADRDRFILSAGHGSALLYSLLYLNGYEDINVEQLKNFRKLGSKTAGHPEYHLAKGIETSTGPLGQGLANGVGMALAERMLNAEFGDELVSHKTYVIVGDGCLAEGISQEAISIAGHLRLKNIIVLFDDNGITIDGSTNLSTSDNHLKRFEASNWNVKQIDGHNYDQIRQALEIAQTSDKPMFIACKTKIGFGSPTKEGKSSVHGSPLGAEEIAAIREKFNWQSPPFVIPERILNEWRSIAARNLDEYNRWNKEFNNNNKKDKLKSYLSGEIPLSFKQGSEAIKRKLCIEANTDEPSRKSSERIVELMAEHIENIRGGSADLTPSNNTKARNQSSVTPGDYSGRYIHYGIREHAMAAMMNGIVLHGGFIPYGGTFLAFSDYCRPAIRLSALMALRVIYVMTHDSIGLGEDGPTHQPVEHLAALRAIPNLLVFRPCDVIETLECWDIALNQQGTPSVLALSRQNLPQLRKEYFKENHSALGAYVIKKEENELKVTIFASGSEVSLALVVAGKLEEAGNGTRVISVPCMDLFKMQDKEYQVSLTCNNSLKVAIEAGVEQGWERLIGAHGIFIGMESFGESGTAAELFKHFGFDPENILNKITPYLKK is encoded by the coding sequence ATGGGCTCTTCTTTAGGCGATTTTAATCTTTCACTTGCAATCAGATTTTTAAGTATGGATATGGTGGAGCAGGCCAAATCGGGACACCCCGGTATGCCTATGGGGATGGCGGATGTTGCAACCGTATTATATAAATATTTTTTAAAGTTTAATCCTAAAGATCCTGCTTGGGCTGATAGGGATAGGTTTATTCTTTCGGCGGGGCACGGATCGGCATTATTATATTCATTGTTATATTTAAATGGATACGAAGATATAAATGTTGAGCAACTTAAAAATTTTAGAAAACTCGGCTCTAAAACCGCAGGTCACCCTGAATATCATTTAGCTAAGGGTATTGAAACTTCTACCGGCCCTTTAGGGCAGGGCTTAGCTAACGGGGTAGGGATGGCGCTTGCCGAAAGAATGCTAAATGCCGAATTCGGTGATGAATTAGTAAGCCATAAAACCTATGTAATTGTCGGTGACGGATGTTTAGCGGAAGGAATAAGCCAGGAAGCAATCTCAATTGCCGGGCATTTAAGATTAAAAAACATCATCGTTTTATTTGATGACAACGGTATTACAATCGATGGCTCAACCAATCTTTCAACGTCAGATAACCATTTAAAACGTTTCGAAGCTTCCAATTGGAATGTAAAACAAATAGACGGTCATAATTACGATCAAATCAGACAAGCTTTAGAGATTGCACAAACCTCGGATAAGCCAATGTTTATAGCCTGTAAAACCAAAATCGGTTTCGGTTCTCCGACTAAGGAAGGTAAATCCTCCGTGCACGGCTCACCCTTGGGAGCAGAAGAAATTGCCGCAATCAGAGAAAAGTTTAACTGGCAATCTCCGCCTTTCGTGATCCCTGAGAGAATTTTAAATGAATGGAGAAGTATTGCTGCGCGAAATCTTGATGAATACAACAGATGGAATAAAGAATTTAATAATAATAACAAAAAAGATAAGCTAAAAAGTTACCTAAGCGGAGAGATTCCCCTATCATTCAAGCAAGGTTCGGAAGCTATAAAACGAAAATTATGCATTGAAGCGAATACCGATGAACCTAGCCGCAAATCCTCCGAACGCATAGTTGAATTAATGGCGGAGCATATAGAAAATATAAGAGGCGGATCTGCGGATTTAACTCCTTCAAATAACACAAAAGCGCGTAATCAAAGCTCTGTAACTCCCGGTGATTACAGCGGAAGGTATATCCACTATGGTATTAGAGAGCATGCAATGGCTGCAATGATGAACGGAATAGTGCTGCATGGAGGTTTTATACCGTATGGTGGGACTTTTCTGGCCTTTAGTGATTATTGTCGTCCTGCAATAAGGCTTTCCGCACTAATGGCTCTAAGGGTTATATACGTTATGACTCATGATTCAATCGGGTTAGGGGAAGACGGGCCTACTCATCAACCGGTTGAGCATTTAGCTGCACTAAGGGCTATTCCTAATTTACTTGTCTTTAGGCCGTGTGACGTCATTGAAACCTTAGAATGTTGGGATATAGCTTTAAATCAACAAGGCACCCCTTCCGTGCTTGCTTTAAGCAGGCAGAATTTGCCGCAATTGAGAAAAGAATATTTTAAAGAGAATCACTCCGCATTAGGTGCTTATGTAATAAAGAAAGAAGAGAATGAATTAAAGGTAACTATATTTGCAAGTGGTTCAGAGGTAAGTTTAGCGCTTGTTGTTGCCGGAAAACTTGAAGAGGCGGGGAACGGAACAAGGGTGATATCCGTGCCGTGTATGGATTTATTTAAAATGCAGGATAAGGAATATCAAGTTTCTCTCACATGTAATAATAGTTTAAAAGTTGCTATTGAAGCGGGTGTAGAGCAGGGATGGGAAAGGCTGATTGGTGCACACGGAATATTTATCGGCATGGAGAGCTTCGGTGAATCGGGGACGGCTGCGGAATTATTTAAACATTTCGGGTTTGATCCGGAAAATATTTTAAATAAAATAACTCCCTACTTAAAAAAATAA